One Vibrio sp. CDRSL-10 TSBA genomic region harbors:
- a CDS encoding septation protein A translates to MKQLLDFIPLIIFFALFKFYDIYVATGALIAATAVQIVVTYFLFKKVEKMQLITFLLVAVFGGMTIFLHDDNFIKWKVTIVYVIFALGLTISHLMGKSAIKGMLGKEITLPEAVWSKVNWAWVGFFSVCAVLNIYIAYKLPLDTWVNFKVFGLLAATFAYTLLTGVYIYKHLPKEQNNSGE, encoded by the coding sequence ATGAAACAATTGCTCGACTTTATCCCACTGATCATCTTTTTTGCCCTGTTCAAGTTCTACGATATCTATGTCGCCACCGGCGCACTCATTGCAGCAACAGCAGTACAGATAGTGGTGACTTACTTCCTGTTTAAGAAAGTGGAAAAAATGCAGCTCATCACCTTTCTGTTGGTGGCGGTTTTTGGTGGCATGACCATCTTCCTACACGATGATAACTTCATTAAATGGAAAGTAACGATTGTCTACGTGATTTTCGCTCTGGGACTGACGATCAGCCATTTGATGGGCAAATCAGCGATTAAAGGTATGCTGGGCAAAGAGATTACTCTGCCGGAAGCGGTATGGAGCAAGGTAAACTGGGCCTGGGTCGGTTTCTTCTCTGTATGTGCGGTTCTCAATATTTACATCGCATACAAGCTGCCACTCGACACCTGGGTCAACTTTAAAGTGTTCGGCCTGTTGGCGGCGACTTTCGCTTACACTCTGCTGACCGGTGTCTATATTTATAAGCACCTGCCTAAAGAGCAGAACAACTCTGGCGAGTAA